In Nicotiana tabacum cultivar K326 chromosome 19, ASM71507v2, whole genome shotgun sequence, one DNA window encodes the following:
- the LOC107780115 gene encoding pectinesterase-like, which yields MAFTHSILVFFILQFFFSPSHASLSSDEICSNTPFPNLCKTLLPPNNSIDIYDSGRLSIQLSLSTTSQILNSINGFLNPIDLLLPKSTSSALQDCQFLLGLNVDLLSTAAAVTKKPKDSLENTEADDVLTWLSATITNKQTCLDGLLVAPSILQVSKLITPIISKGSMTCSVSLALFKNGWNPDSVLGKVISWSMLKISQKVVVNPDGSGDYTTINDAIAAAPNNTPANEGYYQIYVVAGVYLEYISIAKNKNYLMMVGDGINKTIVTGNRNVPDGWTTFNSATFAVDGQGFVAVNITFKNTAGAAKFQAVAVRNSADLSAFYHCSFEGYQDTLYTHSLRQFYKNCDIYGTIDFIFGNAAVVFQNCNIYPRLPLRGQFNAITAQGRSDINQNTGISIHKCTITPASDLASYNGTTPVRTYLGRPWKEYSRTVYMQSFLDSFIHPDGWSIWTGDFALSTLCYAEYKNMGPGSDTSNRVTWPGYRSEINFLDASYFTVSNFIVGNYWLPWTGVPYTGGLYF from the exons ATGGCATTCACACATTCCATCCTTGTATTCTTCATACTTCAATTCTTCTTCTCTCCTTCTCATGCATCTCTCTCTTCTGATGAAATTTGCAGCAACACCCCTTTTCCTAACTTGTGCAAAACTTTACTCCCTCCCAACAATTCTATTGACATTTATGACTCAGGAAGGCTCTCCATCCAGCTTTCCCTTTCAACAACTAGTCAGATTCTTAACTCAATCAACGGTTTCCTCAATCCAATTGATCTATTACTCCCTAAAAGCACCAGTTCTGCTCTCCAAGATTGCCAGTTCCTCCTTGGCCTAAACGTTGATTTATTatctactgctgctgctgttactAAGAAACCAAAAGATTCCCTTGAGAATACAGAAGCAGATGATGTATTAACCTGGCTTAGTGCAACTATAACCAATAAACAAACTTGTTTGGATGGTCTTCTAGTTGCGCCTTCTATTTTACAGGTTTCTAAGTTGATTACACCCATAATTTCTAAAG GAAGCATGACGTGTAGTGTGTCACTCGCGCTCTTTAAGAATGGGTGGAATCCTGATTCTGTTTTAGGGAAGGTAATTAGTTGGAGTATGTTGAAAATTAGCCAAAAGGTGGTAGTGAATCCTGATGGAAGTGGGGATTATACTACTATCAATGATGCAATCGCAGCTGCCCCGAACAATACCCCAGCAAATGAAGGCTATTACCAGATATATGTGGTTGCTGGTGTCTACCTTGAGTATATTTCAATTGCTAAAAACAAGAACTATTTGATGATGGTTGGTGATGGCATAAACAAGACTATAGTCACCGGGAATAGAAATGTACCTGATGGATGGACAACTTTCAATTCTGCAACTTTTG CTGTAGACGGGCAAGGATTTGTGGCAGTAAACATTACATTTAAAAACACAGCAGGAGCAGCAAAGTTCCAAGCAGTAGCCGTTAGGAATAGTGCTGATCTATCCGCATTCTACCACTGCAGCTTTGAAGGGTATCAAGACACTCTGTACACACATTCCCTGAGACAGTTCTACAAGAACTGTGATATCTATGGGACAATAGATTTCATATTCGGAAATGCAGCAGTTGTTTTCCAAAACTGTAACATATATCCACGCCTTCCATTGCGCGGCCAATTTAATGCAATTACAGCACAGGGCAGATCAGACATTAACCAGAACACAGGCATATCCATTCACAAATGTACCATCACACCCGCTTCTGACTTAGCCTCGTACAATGGCACTACTCCAGTACGGACATATTTAGGCAGGCCATGGAAAGAGTACTCGCGAACTGTTTATATGCAATCATTTTTGGACAGTTTTATTCATCCTGATGGTTGGTCGATTTGGACAGGAGATTTTGCGTTAAGTACATTGTGTTATGCTGAATATAAGAACATGGGTCCAGGATCGGATACTAGTAATAGGGTTACATGGCCTGGTTATCGTAGTGAGATTAACTTCTTGGATGCATCTTATTTCACTGTCTCCAATTTCATAGTGGGGAATTATTGGCTGCCTTGGACTGGAGTCCCTTACACTGGTGGTTTATATTTTTAA
- the LOC107780113 gene encoding putative pectinesterase/pectinesterase inhibitor 22, with product MEFPKFLLILILLPFYQVLSLNEHETFHPYQTSYTLDPQAMIIQACNNIQNQALCLSHIQSNLDNHGHIRDPHSILRAAIRNSLNQAKLAIQSITKFSTLSASSRDQMAIEDCQELLDFSVTELAWSLGEMRKIRDGLKNFHYEGNLKAWLSAALSNQDTCLEGFEGTDRHLENFIKGSLTQVTQLISNVLTLYVQLHSLPFKSPRNETIRYENPKYPEWMTNGDKEMLTSSPNKMHVDAVVALDGSGHYRSIAQAIYEAPSYSSRRYVIYVKRGIYHENVDMKKKKTNIMLVGDGIGATVITGNRNFMQGWTTFRTATVAVSGKGFIARDITFRNTAGPKNFQGVALRVDSDQSAFFRCSMEGYQDTLYAHSLRQFYRECNIYGTIDFIFGNGAAVLQNCKIYTREPLPLQKVTITAQGRKSPDQSTGFSIQDSYVYATRPTYLGRPWKMYSRTAYMNTYMSGMVQPRGWLEWYGNFALNSLWYGEYKNYGPGSSLSGRVKWPGYHIIKDPSTASFFTVQHFIDGMSWLPATGVQFTAGLTN from the exons ATGGAGTTTCCCAAATTTCTCCTTATTCTCATCCTTTTACCTTTCTACCAAGTTCTCTCCCTTAATGAACATGAAACTTTCCATCCATATCAAACTTCATATACTCttgatcctcaggccatgatcaTTCAAGCTTGCAACAACATACAAAACCAAGCCTTATGCCTCTCACACATTCAATCCAATCTTGATAATCATGGCCATATTAGGGATCCACATTCAATCCTTAGAGCAGCCATTCGAAACTCCCTCAATCAGGCAAAGTTAGCCATTCAATCAATCACAAAATTCAGCACCTTATCTGCTTCATCCCGGGATCAAATGGCCATTGAGGATTGTCAAGAACTTCTCGATTTCTCGGTCACTGAACTAGCATGGTCGttaggagaaatgagaaaaatccGAGATGGTTTAAAGAACTTTCATTATGAGGGAAATCTCAAGGCATGGCTAAGTGCAGCTTTGAGCAATCAAGATACATGCTTAGAAGGATTTGAGGGCACGGACCGACaccttgaaaattttattaaggGAAGTTTAACACAAGTCACACAACTCATTAGTAATGTTCTAACTTTGTATGTTCAATTGCATAGCTTACCATTTAAATCACCAAGAAACGAGACAATAAGATATGAAAATCCAAAATATCCGGAGTGGATGACTAATGGAGACAAGGAGATGTTAACTTCTAgtccaaataaaatgcatgtagATGCTGTTGTAGCCTTAGACGGAAGTGGCCATTATCGGTCGATTGCACAAGCAATATATGAGGCTCCTAGCTATAGTAGTAGAAGGTATGTGATCTACGTGAAGAGGGGAATTTACCATGAAAACGTtgatatgaagaagaaaaaaaccaaCATCATGCTTGTGGGAGATGGGATTGGAGCCACTGTGATTACTGGTAACAGAAATTTCATGCAAGGATGGACTACATTTCGAACTGCAACTGTTG CTGTTTCGGGCAAGGGATTTATTGCAAGGGACATAACATTTCGCAACACTGCCGGACCCAAAAATTTCCAAGGCGTGGCTCTACGTGTGGACTCGGACCAGTCGGCCTTCTTCAGGTGCAGTATGGAAGGATATCAAGACACACTTTACGCCCATTCTCTACGCCAATTCTACCGCGAATGCAACATCTATGGCACCATAGACTTCATTTTTGGCAATGGTGCAGCTGTTCTTCAAAACTGCAAGATTTACACTAGAGAGCCACTTCCTTTACAGAAGGTCACAATCACGGCCCAAGGTCGAAAAAGCCCAGATCAAAGCACTGGATTTTCGATCCAAGATAGCTATGTTTATGCCACTAGGCCCACTTATTTGGGCCGGCCCTGGAAAATGTATTCACGGACTGCGTACATGAATACTTACATGAGTGGTATGGTCCAGCCCAGAGGATGGTTAGAGTGGTATGGGAACTTTGCTTTGAACAGTTTGTGGTATGGTGAGTATAAGAACTATGGGCCTGGATCATCGCTTTCTGGGCGGGTTAAGTGGCCCGGTTACCATATTATCAAAGATCCGTCAACGGCTAGTTTCTTCACCGTTCAACATTTCATCGACGGCATGTCGTGGTTGCCGGCTACCGGCGTCCAGTTCACAGCTGGTCTTACCAATTAG